The DNA window CTTACGGGATAAATCGCCAAAGCCTTGCAGATCATGACCCAACGCTTCAGAGAGCTGGCAGAGTCCGGTGCGGGCTTCGGTGTAGGTACAGCCCAACTGCATCAGTTGAAAGTTGCCCAGGGTTTTCGTAGGGGCGATCGCAAACCGTTCATCGGCGGGAGCCACAAACACCGCACTGCCGTTTTCCACAATAAATGGATCGTTTGGGGCGATCGTCTGGCGCAGCACTTCCACCTCGCTGCGGGTTTTGCTCGTCACTGGAATCACGGGAATCTGCTGCTGCCGGAGCGCTGTCAAGACGGGGATCGCCTCATCATAGTGATAATCTTCCCCGTTGAGTAGGGTTCCGTCCAGGTCAGTAAAAATTAAATACACAATTACTCCTCACACTCAGCGTTATTCAATGAGGAAAGGGGACAGGTTGTCCCATCCCCTTTACCTTACGGGTTGATGTCCGAGGGTTCAAATTTGTTGGTAAGCCAAATGGATTGGTAGGGGGTCAAAGTGACTTCATCGTAAATATCGTTAATCAACTGACCGCTGATGAGATCACACCAGGGATCGGTAATGATCAGATTTAGATTTGAGAGACTCAATGTTTGAGGGCGATCGCTCAAATTATGCAGCGAGAAAATGCTTTGATCCCGCGCCATACTCTGCCGCCAAAAGGCAAAGATAGCTGGATTGATCGGGTGCAATGTGAACTGAGTCGCATTGGGATGAAAGGCCGCCTGTCGTCGCCGGATTTTGATCAAACGGCTGAGTTCGGCTAGTACTCTCGATTGGGGCGATTGGGGATCGCTCAGCTTAGCTTGCAGTTCTTTGTAATCCCACTTGTGGCGATTGATGGATCGATTGTGGCCCGTTCTTGCAACTCCTTCGTAGTCGTTGGGGGTGGCTAAAAGGCTGTGGATGTAGAAAGCCGGAATTCCCTCCAGCGACATCATGACCGTCTGGGAGCAAACGAAGCGCTCAATTTGCCATTCATCCTCCCCCTTCACGGTTCCCTTCAGCGCATCGAACAGGGAGATATTGACCTCGTAGGGGCTTTGGCTGCCATCCGGACGACTCCGCATACTGATGCGCCCGCCAAACTTCTGCATGGTTTCCAGCAGGGCATCGTATTCCGCCTGATCGAGCAATCCCTCTGCCGGACGCATCCCGATCCCGTCGTGGGAGGCCGTGAAGTTAAAGTACGCACAGCCGACCGGAGCCGGGGGCATACTCATCATCCAGGTTTTCAGGTGATCCGATCGCCCTTGCAACAGCGCATTCAGCAGCAGCGGGGGTAGGCTGAAGTTGTAAATCATGTGTGCCTCGTTGCGGTTGCCAAAGTAGCTGAGGTTTTCGCGGTTGGGTACGTTGGTTTCGGTAATCAGGGCAATGCTGGGATCAATCATTTGCAAGATTTCCCGCATGACGCGGATGAGCGCGTGGGTTTCAGGCAGATGGATGCAGGGGGTGCCGATTTCTTTCCACAAAAAGCCCACGGCATCGAGGCGAATGTAGCGTGCGCCCATTTTGACGTAGAACAGGATGATCTTGATACATTCCAGCAGCATGTCGGGATTGCTGAAGTTGAGATCGACCTGATCGGCGCTAAAGGTCGTCCAAACGTAGCGATCGCCCTCTACGGTTTCCACTTTAGTCAGCACGGGCGTACTGCGCGGGCGCACCACTTGGGACAGGTCTTCATGGGGATTAGCAGTAATGAAATAGTCTCGTCCGGGCGATCGCCCCTCTTTAAACTGCTGAAACCACTCGCTCTGGCTAGAAATATGGTTAATGACCAAATCCACCATGAGGTTAAACTGACTGGCAATGTGCTGAATGTCCTCCCAGGTGCCCAGCTCAGGATTCACCGCGCAATAGTCAATCACTGAAAAGCCATCGTCTGAGCTGTAGGGAAAAAAGGGCAGGATATGAACGCCCGTGACAATTCCCTGCAAATGTTCGGCAAGAAAGCGATCGAGGGTCACAAGAGGCGATTCGCCGACATCAACCACACTGTCGCCATAGGTAATCAGCAGCACATTATTCTGGCTCCACTTATTGAGGTCTTCATCAATAGAGGGCGCAAACTGATTTTGAACTAACGTAAAAATCTCAGAGGTAAGGGAATTCGCGATGTCCTTACCGTAGACCCGCTCCAATAGGGGCTGAACTCGCTTTGTAAAATCCATAAAACAATCGTCGGTTTCCAATTTAGGTGTGGTTGATACAATCATGTGCCCCTAGCTGTGGTGGAATTAGAAGGTCTAATCATGTTTCTTGATTTCCCTGAATTCCGCAGGAGACTCGGCGCGAACCTCAATGCCAGCTTTAAACAGAGCGACCTAATCTGAAGTCTTCATAGAGGCATTTACTGAATTACGGACATTCGCTAATCTCTGAGCAACAGTGGACAAATATATGGGCATCGTTTATGCCATCGCGGTCACAAGAAACGAGATCCTTGCTCAACCTGTGCAACCCCACAACCAGCCCTGCATCAGTTCCCGTTCATTAGGTGGCACGTTGCACACTACTGTTTAGAGGACGCCACAAAAAAGTTGCAAGTATTGAAAGGCGAAAAGCCCTCAGGGTGACGCGCTCCTCCTTATGTTTCGTTGATATTAGGCACATTCAGATCGATGCTCAGTAACGATCGTTACGGGATGCCCAGCCAACGCAATTTCTGATCCGTTTTGGTATCAGTTCCAACAGCACTTCGCTTTATAGTTCTTTAATGATTGGTGTGAACCCAGGGTCAAACATTCAAATGGATTACAAACAAGAACGAATCACTACGATTCACGATTTTGGTTGTGACTTGGAGTTTCTGGAACGTCGGCTGACGGATATGTGTGCAGAGTGTCCGACTGCTGTTTTGATTCCAGCCTTATACGAAGAACTGGAGCGTCCGGCACTCTCCCGTATTCGCGACCAGCTTTGTGAGTGCGAATTTGTTCAAACGGTGATTGTCTGCCTATATGCCCAAACAGAGGAACAATACATTCGAGCCGTTCAGTTCTTTGATTGCTTACCCCAAAATACCTACGTGATTTGGGAGAACGGGCCGCGCATTACTAGCATTCTTCATGATTTGCGCGATCGCGGCCTCGATTTAACGGGGTTCAAAGGCAAGGGGATGGCCGTTTGGCTAGGATTAGGAGTGGCTTCCCTACGGGCAGAGGCGATCGCCCTCCACGATGCCGATATCATCACCTACGATCGCGCCTATCCGCTGAAACTCCTATTTCCCCTAGTGGAGCGAGAGTTTGGGATTGCCTTTAACAAGGCGTACTATGCCCGTCTCAGTGCCGATCATCCCCGCACCATGAACGGGCGCGCCTGTCGCCTCTTTGTAACGCCACTGCTGACGGCACTCACGGAACTGTTTGGCGATCGCGACTATCTGCGCTATCTCAATTCATTTCGCTACCCCCTGTCTGGGGAGTTTGCCCTGACGCGAGATCTGGCGCTGACGACCCGAATTCCCGGAAACTGGGGTCTAGAAGTGGGTCTCCTAGCGGAGGTATATCGCAACCTTTCGCCCAAGCGCATTTCCCAGGTGGATTTGGGCGTATTCGATCACAAGCACCAATCCATTGGCACCTCGCCCGATCGCGGTCTCCAAAAGATGTGCCGAGACATTTTGTGTTCCGTGCTGCGGACACTGACGGAAACGGAACAGGTGGTGATTTCGCGGGATCATATCCACGCGTTGCGGGTGAAGTTCCGTCGCGAAGCTCAAGATTTCACGCGCCAGTACTTTGTGGACGCGGTCTTTAATAACCTGCACTACGATCGCCACATCGAGGAAGTCACTATTGAAGTGTTTGAAGATGTGATTGCCAACGCAGGCGAACACTTTTTTGCAGACCCGCTCAGCGCTCAGATCCCGGACTGGACAAGGGCATTGGCGGTAGTGGAAGATTTACGAGAACAGTTGACGGATGCGGCCTTGCTGGATGCGGCAGAGGCACGCGCTAAGTCCGTAGAGCCAATCGTTTCAACCCTGTTGCATGGCGATACGGCGATCGCATCCTAACCGATCCCCCTGTATCCCCCTTAAAAAGGGGGACTTTCAGCTTGCTTACTGTTCCCCTCTTGTGGAGGGGGCTAGGGGGGATCGCTAAGAGATCTGTAGCGGAACAT is part of the Synechococcales cyanobacterium T60_A2020_003 genome and encodes:
- a CDS encoding glucosyl-3-phosphoglycerate synthase codes for the protein MDYKQERITTIHDFGCDLEFLERRLTDMCAECPTAVLIPALYEELERPALSRIRDQLCECEFVQTVIVCLYAQTEEQYIRAVQFFDCLPQNTYVIWENGPRITSILHDLRDRGLDLTGFKGKGMAVWLGLGVASLRAEAIALHDADIITYDRAYPLKLLFPLVEREFGIAFNKAYYARLSADHPRTMNGRACRLFVTPLLTALTELFGDRDYLRYLNSFRYPLSGEFALTRDLALTTRIPGNWGLEVGLLAEVYRNLSPKRISQVDLGVFDHKHQSIGTSPDRGLQKMCRDILCSVLRTLTETEQVVISRDHIHALRVKFRREAQDFTRQYFVDAVFNNLHYDRHIEEVTIEVFEDVIANAGEHFFADPLSAQIPDWTRALAVVEDLREQLTDAALLDAAEARAKSVEPIVSTLLHGDTAIAS
- a CDS encoding alpha-amylase — translated: MDFTKRVQPLLERVYGKDIANSLTSEIFTLVQNQFAPSIDEDLNKWSQNNVLLITYGDSVVDVGESPLVTLDRFLAEHLQGIVTGVHILPFFPYSSDDGFSVIDYCAVNPELGTWEDIQHIASQFNLMVDLVINHISSQSEWFQQFKEGRSPGRDYFITANPHEDLSQVVRPRSTPVLTKVETVEGDRYVWTTFSADQVDLNFSNPDMLLECIKIILFYVKMGARYIRLDAVGFLWKEIGTPCIHLPETHALIRVMREILQMIDPSIALITETNVPNRENLSYFGNRNEAHMIYNFSLPPLLLNALLQGRSDHLKTWMMSMPPAPVGCAYFNFTASHDGIGMRPAEGLLDQAEYDALLETMQKFGGRISMRSRPDGSQSPYEVNISLFDALKGTVKGEDEWQIERFVCSQTVMMSLEGIPAFYIHSLLATPNDYEGVARTGHNRSINRHKWDYKELQAKLSDPQSPQSRVLAELSRLIKIRRRQAAFHPNATQFTLHPINPAIFAFWRQSMARDQSIFSLHNLSDRPQTLSLSNLNLIITDPWCDLISGQLINDIYDEVTLTPYQSIWLTNKFEPSDINP